One stretch of Bosea vaviloviae DNA includes these proteins:
- a CDS encoding ABC transporter permease — MADVTLETTAPASAIEPAPRPRRSALSKLLRNRSALIGGAIVLVFVLMALLAPLLPLADPLKSNFLAIRKPPSELYWFGTDELGRDQVSRLFYGAQTSLLAGIVSVLIALAIGIPFGLLSGWYSGWIDIAISRVTEAMLACPFLILAIAFAAILGPSLTNAMIAIGLSAVPIFIRLVRGQVMSVKAEDFVEGARAVGARDLRLMFVHVLPNTMSPIVVQSTLFMAQAIILEASLSFLGLGQQPPSPSWGQMLNVAKNFMEQAPWMSVAPGVAIFLAVLGFNLLGDGLRDALDPKEG, encoded by the coding sequence ATGGCGGATGTGACCCTCGAAACAACCGCGCCCGCAAGCGCCATCGAGCCCGCTCCGCGCCCGCGCCGCAGCGCGCTCAGCAAGCTCCTGCGCAACCGCTCGGCGCTGATCGGCGGCGCGATCGTGCTCGTCTTCGTGCTGATGGCGCTGCTCGCCCCGCTGCTGCCGCTCGCCGACCCGCTGAAGTCGAACTTCCTCGCCATCCGCAAGCCGCCCTCCGAGCTCTACTGGTTCGGCACGGACGAGCTCGGCCGCGACCAGGTCTCGCGCCTGTTCTACGGGGCGCAGACCTCGCTGCTTGCCGGCATCGTCTCCGTCCTGATCGCGCTGGCGATCGGCATCCCCTTCGGCCTGCTCTCGGGCTGGTATAGCGGCTGGATCGATATCGCGATCTCGCGCGTGACCGAAGCGATGCTCGCCTGCCCTTTCCTGATCCTTGCGATCGCCTTTGCCGCAATCCTTGGCCCCTCGCTGACCAATGCGATGATCGCGATCGGCCTCTCGGCCGTGCCGATCTTCATCCGGCTGGTGCGCGGACAGGTGATGAGCGTGAAGGCGGAGGATTTCGTCGAGGGGGCGCGGGCCGTGGGGGCGCGCGACCTGCGCCTCATGTTCGTGCATGTGCTGCCCAACACGATGTCGCCCATCGTCGTGCAGTCGACATTGTTCATGGCGCAGGCGATCATCCTGGAAGCCTCACTCTCCTTCCTCGGCCTCGGCCAGCAGCCGCCCTCGCCCTCCTGGGGCCAGATGCTGAACGTCGCCAAGAACTTCATGGAGCAGGCGCCCTGGATGTCGGTCGCGCCCGGCGTCGCCATCTTCCTGGCCGTGCTCGGCTTCAACCTGCTCGGCGACGGCCTGCGCGACGCGCTCGACCCGAAGGAGGGGTGA